A window of Kribbella voronezhensis genomic DNA:
ACACTACCAAGTGCAACTCGCCGTACTGTCCGGTGCAGACGTGACGGCAGTCGCTCGCTCAGGAGCGGATTACGGCGCTGCCAAAGCGGTTCCGAGCATCACGGATGCTGAGGGTCCTTACGACCTGGTCGCCGAATCGAGCGGCGGTGAGTCGCTGCATCACGCGATCGCGAAGATCGCCCCCGGCGGCACAGTCGTCGTGCTGGGCACGAGCAGCGGTGCCAAGGCGCCCATCGACGTCTACGACTTCATCGGCCACGAGGGTGCGCGGCTGGTCAACTACATGTCGTACGCCGACCCTTCTCCGATCAACCGGGATCTCCAGACCCTGTCGAAGCTCATTGCGCAGCAGAAGCTGACGACAGACCTGGGGTTCCATGCCGATTGGACACAGATCAAGGTCGCCCTCGACGAACTGCGCCACCGCACTTTCAGAGGAAAGGCGGTTCTCACCATCCAGTAGGCCTGCTGGCAGAGTCCGTACTACGTACTCGGCGACCTCGACGTACGCCCGCTGGTCGGTGTGGGCGACGGTCTCCAGGACCATCGGGTTCTCAGCCCAGGAGGTGGAGCTGTCCTGCGTTGTCGGCAACCCAGGTGGCGAAGGTGTGGGCTGGATGTCCGGTGAGTTGGTGGACCTCGTCGGTCACGGTCGCCGGTCGGCCCAGCTCGCGTGCGCACCGAGCCATCAGGCCCTCGGCGAAAGCACGCGAGAGTCCGTTCGCAACCAGTTGGTTGACGGCTGTGGCCGGCGACATCTCTTCGAAGCGAAGCGGCCGCCGCCCGGCGACCTCAGCGATGACCTCGGCCAGCTCCTGGTGAGTCATCGCTGCCGGCCCGGTCACCTCGATCACCCGTTCTTCGAGTTTGTCGTCCAAGAGGGTCCGGGCGATCACCTCGGTCAGATCTCGTTCATGCACCGGCGCCTCGGCGAAGCTCGGGTAGGGCACCCCCACGACGGCACCAACCCGTGCCTGAGAGGCGAGGAGATCGACGACAGGTCTGGCGTACGGCGACGCGCGGACGCAGACCCACGGCAGACCGCTACCCATCACGGCTTGCTCCACCTCGCGGTTCAGATCGCCCAAGGATCGCGACGGTTGCAGTGCCGGGTCTTCCTCCACGTCGAGCGTGGACAGCGCGACGATCCGCCGTACGCCGTGCTTGGCGGCGAGGATCATCAGGTCGGCGGCACTCGCCCCGACCGCACGTGGATGGACGAACAAGGTGTCGGCCTTTTCGAGCT
This region includes:
- a CDS encoding zinc-binding dehydrogenase; protein product: MKALINTSEGLIFKTVADPSPAPNQALVAVRAFSLNRGELALLAARTEGWRPGQDVAGVVVEAAADGSGPTPGTRVVALVEDSGWAELAAVPTARLAELPDEVEIEQAAALPLAGRTALNTIRLGGNLLGRKVLVTGATGGVGHYQVQLAVLSGADVTAVARSGADYGAAKAVPSITDAEGPYDLVAESSGGESLHHAIAKIAPGGTVVVLGTSSGAKAPIDVYDFIGHEGARLVNYMSYADPSPINRDLQTLSKLIAQQKLTTDLGFHADWTQIKVALDELRHRTFRGKAVLTIQ
- a CDS encoding NAD(P)H-binding protein — its product is MKTILITGASGAIGRPLVLALAQRRVRLRAVGRSIQSRDFPSKVDYVNTDLAEPERLVPELEKADTLFVHPRAVGASAADLMILAAKHGVRRIVALSTLDVEEDPALQPSRSLGDLNREVEQAVMGSGLPWVCVRASPYARPVVDLLASQARVGAVVGVPYPSFAEAPVHERDLTEVIARTLLDDKLEERVIEVTGPAAMTHQELAEVIAEVAGRRPLRFEEMSPATAVNQLVANGLSRAFAEGLMARCARELGRPATVTDEVHQLTGHPAHTFATWVADNAGQLHLLG